Proteins encoded within one genomic window of Formosa agariphila KMM 3901:
- a CDS encoding helix-turn-helix domain-containing protein: MKKAAPYKIESISELHRLFNLPKPIHPLISVIDFEHLKFDSNEIWSSFYYDFYCVAIKKEASGKFRYGQGHYDFDEGVMSFTKPGQIFSVTNPADDPVSGYMMVFKPDLIRHYELGKHIDNYGFFSYSTAEALHLSEKEDHIIMSLMNQMQDELKNNIDYYSQDLIVSHIDLLLNYAKRFHNRQFLTRSSVNNDMVIKMEELMDVYLKSDATLSGVPTVNYFAEKLNISPNYLSDLLKNATGKNAQTHIQESIVKRAKELLSTTNLSIKEIAYDLGFEYPQSFSTMFKKNTQQTPLQFRASFN; this comes from the coding sequence GTGAAAAAAGCTGCTCCATATAAAATTGAGTCCATATCTGAACTTCATAGATTATTCAACTTGCCAAAACCAATTCATCCTTTGATAAGCGTAATTGATTTTGAGCATTTGAAATTCGATTCCAATGAAATTTGGAGCAGCTTTTATTATGATTTCTATTGTGTAGCTATTAAAAAAGAGGCTTCAGGCAAGTTTAGGTACGGACAAGGTCATTATGATTTTGATGAAGGCGTGATGAGTTTTACCAAGCCAGGTCAAATCTTTTCTGTCACGAATCCTGCGGATGACCCCGTGTCAGGATATATGATGGTTTTTAAACCTGACCTAATACGGCATTATGAATTGGGAAAACATATTGATAATTATGGATTTTTCTCCTATTCTACCGCAGAAGCGCTTCACCTTTCTGAAAAAGAAGACCATATCATTATGTCCCTAATGAATCAAATGCAAGATGAACTAAAAAATAACATTGACTATTACAGTCAGGATTTGATAGTATCGCATATTGACTTGCTTCTGAATTACGCAAAACGTTTTCACAACAGACAGTTTTTAACACGAAGTTCTGTGAATAACGATATGGTAATCAAAATGGAAGAATTAATGGATGTGTACTTAAAAAGTGATGCTACACTATCGGGTGTTCCAACGGTCAACTATTTTGCAGAAAAACTCAATATCTCTCCCAATTATTTAAGTGATTTATTGAAAAATGCCACCGGGAAAAATGCACAAACCCATATTCAAGAATCTATAGTTAAAAGGGCGAAAGAGCTACTTTCTACAACTAATCTTAGCATAAAGGAAATTGCTTATGATTTAGGGTTTGAATATCCTCAATCATTCAGTACTATGTTTAAAAAAAACACACAACAAACACCCTTGCAATTCAGGGCATCGTTTAATTGA
- a CDS encoding SDR family NAD(P)-dependent oxidoreductase: protein MNTQKVWFITGASKGMGLEITKAALANGDKVVATSRNTDTLIEKIEEYEGNLLPIKLDITNEKEVKNAISKSIDEFGHIDVVVNNAGYNLLGNIEELSDAEFRKTMDVNVFAMTHIIRNVLPHLRNQKSGHIINIASMMGYMSYPANGSYSASKYAVIGLSEALAQEVAPFGIKITILAPGTFRTNFMNEDSLNVAKNKIDAYNLDKQVAQFTGFHGKQLGNPEKLAAVVRKFIEMPNPPLHLPLGSDSYNAILQVRKNEKEEMEQWKALSLSTDFKQ, encoded by the coding sequence ATGAATACACAGAAAGTTTGGTTTATTACAGGAGCCTCTAAAGGTATGGGGCTTGAAATTACAAAAGCAGCTTTAGCTAATGGAGATAAGGTAGTTGCAACTTCGCGAAATACAGACACGCTTATAGAAAAAATTGAAGAATACGAAGGGAATTTGCTACCCATAAAGCTAGACATCACCAATGAAAAAGAGGTTAAAAATGCTATTTCAAAAAGCATAGATGAATTTGGTCATATAGATGTTGTGGTCAATAATGCAGGGTATAACCTATTGGGTAATATCGAAGAACTAAGCGATGCCGAGTTTAGAAAAACAATGGATGTTAATGTCTTTGCAATGACCCACATCATCAGAAATGTTTTGCCACACTTACGCAATCAAAAATCGGGGCATATTATTAATATCGCATCTATGATGGGCTATATGAGTTATCCCGCTAACGGAAGCTACAGTGCATCAAAATATGCGGTTATTGGACTATCAGAAGCGCTGGCTCAAGAAGTCGCTCCTTTTGGCATAAAAATAACCATCCTTGCTCCAGGAACATTTCGCACAAATTTTATGAATGAGGACAGTCTGAATGTGGCGAAAAATAAAATTGACGCCTATAATTTGGATAAACAGGTAGCACAATTTACAGGATTTCATGGCAAGCAATTAGGAAATCCTGAAAAATTAGCAGCCGTAGTACGTAAATTTATAGAAATGCCGAATCCTCCCTTGCACCTTCCTTTAGGTTCTGATAGTTACAATGCCATTTTACAAGTTCGTAAAAACGAAAAGGAAGAAATGGAACAATGGAAAGCTTTATCTTTATCTACTGATTTTAAACAATAA
- a CDS encoding alpha/beta fold hydrolase: protein MKATKFKTMEVDGIDIAYREAGNPKNPTLVLLHGYPASSHQYRKVLNTLSDDYYLIAPDYPGFGNSDFPAPNVYEYTFENIAKTMDSFLEKKGLKTYAIMMQDYGAPIGFRIAVKHPERVTAIITQNGNAYEEGLGKGWELIRNFWANRNETTENALLPAFTLDGLKWQYTHGTRNPESVNPDTWHLDYLRMSRPNAHKVNLDLWYDYQDNIKQYPLWQKYLRDHQPPMLIVWGKNDEYFPEQGAQAFKKDVKTIDYNIYDTGHFALEEDGKKIIAKMRTFMKKYLK from the coding sequence ATGAAAGCGACAAAATTCAAAACAATGGAAGTTGATGGTATTGATATAGCATACCGAGAAGCCGGAAACCCAAAAAATCCTACTTTGGTTTTACTGCATGGCTATCCTGCATCTTCACACCAATATCGAAAAGTGCTCAACACGTTATCAGACGACTATTATTTAATTGCACCAGATTATCCTGGTTTTGGAAACAGTGATTTCCCTGCTCCAAACGTGTATGAATACACTTTTGAGAATATCGCTAAAACAATGGATTCCTTTTTGGAAAAAAAGGGATTAAAGACTTATGCCATTATGATGCAGGATTACGGTGCTCCTATTGGATTTAGAATTGCTGTTAAACACCCTGAACGGGTTACGGCTATTATTACTCAAAATGGTAATGCCTATGAGGAGGGACTAGGAAAAGGATGGGAACTTATTAGAAATTTCTGGGCCAATAGAAATGAAACAACAGAAAATGCACTATTACCAGCCTTTACATTAGATGGTTTAAAATGGCAATATACCCATGGAACAAGAAATCCAGAAAGTGTAAATCCTGATACTTGGCACTTAGATTATCTTAGAATGTCTAGACCCAATGCTCATAAAGTTAATTTAGATTTATGGTATGATTACCAAGACAACATCAAGCAATATCCCTTATGGCAAAAGTATTTACGAGACCATCAACCTCCAATGCTTATCGTATGGGGAAAAAATGACGAATATTTTCCAGAACAAGGTGCCCAGGCATTTAAAAAAGATGTGAAAACTATAGACTATAATATTTATGATACAGGACATTTTGCTTTAGAAGAAGATGGGAAAAAAATCATTGCAAAAATGAGAACCTTTATGAAGAAGTATTTGAAATAG
- a CDS encoding TetR/AcrR family transcriptional regulator, with protein sequence MRPQKVNDDELIISLSKIFRTQGYEGTSLNDLSNITGLKKASLYHRFPSGKKEMAESVLINIEKWVADNIFNVLNKEGDPAEDRLKNALLQIGELYNGGLDSCLFKVLSTQNGMDLFGQSITNGMNEWLKAFKHFGLSINLSEHLAEEKAMQTLIDIQGSLLVSKGLQDTTVFENTLKKIKDRYH encoded by the coding sequence ATGAGACCACAAAAAGTAAACGACGACGAGTTAATAATTTCCTTATCAAAAATTTTTAGGACACAAGGGTATGAAGGCACAAGTCTCAATGATTTATCTAATATAACGGGCTTAAAAAAAGCAAGTCTTTATCATAGATTTCCCAGTGGTAAAAAGGAAATGGCCGAATCTGTACTTATTAATATTGAAAAATGGGTGGCAGATAACATATTCAACGTACTTAATAAGGAAGGAGATCCTGCTGAGGATAGATTAAAAAATGCACTGTTACAAATAGGGGAACTCTATAATGGTGGGCTAGACTCTTGCTTATTTAAAGTTTTATCTACGCAAAATGGAATGGATTTATTCGGTCAAAGTATTACTAATGGTATGAATGAATGGCTAAAGGCATTTAAGCATTTTGGCTTATCAATTAATTTATCTGAACACTTAGCAGAAGAAAAGGCTATGCAAACATTGATTGATATACAAGGTAGTCTTTTGGTAAGTAAAGGTTTGCAAGATACTACCGTTTTTGAAAACACATTAAAAAAAATAAAAGATAGATATCACTAA
- a CDS encoding RidA family protein codes for MEKRTINPWTWQNERSYAQAIEVTNAEGTLYVSGQTAINAEGISSTGNMKTQLIEAINNLEKVIIASGYECKNIVRLNIYTTSTEELFSCFDVFQNWVVKHNIKQASTVLEVKSLYETLKVELEVTVVK; via the coding sequence ATGGAAAAACGAACAATCAACCCATGGACATGGCAAAATGAAAGAAGTTACGCACAAGCAATTGAAGTAACGAATGCTGAAGGAACTTTATATGTTTCTGGACAAACAGCGATTAATGCTGAAGGAATATCAAGTACCGGAAATATGAAAACTCAACTAATTGAAGCTATAAATAATTTGGAAAAAGTAATTATTGCCTCAGGATATGAATGTAAAAATATTGTTAGATTAAATATTTATACTACTTCAACGGAAGAGCTTTTTTCTTGTTTTGATGTTTTCCAAAATTGGGTGGTTAAACACAACATAAAACAAGCAAGTACTGTATTAGAAGTAAAGAGTCTATATGAAACCTTAAAAGTTGAATTAGAAGTTACCGTTGTAAAATAG
- a CDS encoding Crp/Fnr family transcriptional regulator — translation MKKKLKEHIEKIIPLTEDEFLIISSYFVFEKYQKNEFLIKQGKSADHCYFVVTGLLKLFYDDKDGKQHIISFAMEDWWESDFAAYFSKTKANMSLQCIEDISVFSLSLESYHKLCTKIPKMERFFLQKSISGQIASQNRILSFLTSNAKERYEQLLKQYPLLFQRVPKTLLASYLGVSRETLSRLSS, via the coding sequence ATGAAGAAAAAGTTAAAAGAGCATATAGAAAAAATTATACCTCTTACAGAAGATGAGTTTTTAATAATATCATCATATTTCGTGTTCGAAAAGTATCAAAAAAATGAGTTTCTCATTAAGCAAGGAAAATCTGCCGATCACTGTTATTTTGTTGTTACCGGACTTTTAAAATTGTTTTATGACGATAAAGATGGCAAACAGCATATTATCTCATTTGCAATGGAAGACTGGTGGGAGAGTGATTTTGCAGCCTATTTTTCAAAAACAAAAGCGAATATGTCATTACAGTGTATCGAAGATATTTCTGTATTCTCTTTAAGCCTTGAAAGTTACCATAAGTTATGCACTAAAATACCCAAAATGGAACGTTTCTTCCTTCAAAAATCTATTTCAGGACAAATCGCTTCACAAAATAGGATTTTATCTTTTCTAACTTCAAATGCTAAAGAACGTTATGAGCAATTACTAAAACAATATCCACTATTATTTCAACGTGTTCCAAAAACGCTTTTAGCGTCTTATTTAGGTGTTTCACGAGAGACACTGAGTAGGCTCTCTTCTTAA
- a CDS encoding DUF1569 domain-containing protein — protein sequence METIFNQKTINLLTDRINQLKTTDNAQWGEMNAYQMLKHCTLSEEMFQGKKQYKRLIMGKLFGKMALNGILKNDNPMKKNQPTHPEFKIKGTGNFEIEKAKWIDLLNSYSDFFNSNFVHPFFGKMSKDEIGKYVFKHTDHHLRQFGR from the coding sequence ATGGAAACGATATTCAATCAAAAAACAATCAACTTATTGACAGACCGAATCAATCAATTGAAAACAACCGACAATGCTCAATGGGGGGAAATGAATGCTTACCAAATGCTGAAACATTGTACGTTGAGCGAGGAAATGTTTCAAGGAAAAAAGCAATACAAACGCTTAATTATGGGTAAGTTATTCGGCAAAATGGCATTGAACGGAATCTTGAAAAACGATAATCCAATGAAGAAAAACCAGCCTACACATCCAGAATTTAAAATAAAAGGAACTGGAAATTTTGAAATAGAAAAGGCCAAATGGATTGACTTGCTTAATAGCTACAGTGATTTCTTTAACTCAAATTTTGTGCATCCGTTCTTCGGAAAAATGTCAAAGGACGAAATCGGTAAATATGTTTTCAAGCATACAGACCATCATTTAAGACAGTTCGGAAGGTAA
- a CDS encoding YciI family protein, protein METLKEFMLLFRMSPSNEQPTVEQMATMQNQWKNYIGSIASQAKLVNTSRLGFKGSCINPKGQISNNIYISDNQTLSGNMVVKAISLQEAENLAKNCPVLAMGGSVEVRPLIPMEF, encoded by the coding sequence ATGGAAACTTTAAAAGAATTTATGTTGCTTTTCAGAATGTCACCAAGCAACGAACAACCGACTGTCGAACAAATGGCAACGATGCAAAACCAATGGAAAAACTACATTGGAAGTATAGCATCACAAGCAAAACTGGTAAATACTTCACGATTGGGATTTAAAGGAAGTTGTATCAATCCAAAAGGGCAGATTTCCAACAATATTTACATTTCAGACAACCAAACATTGAGCGGTAATATGGTCGTAAAAGCCATAAGTTTACAGGAAGCCGAAAATTTGGCTAAAAACTGTCCTGTTCTTGCAATGGGCGGTTCCGTTGAAGTTCGACCTTTAATACCTATGGAATTCTAA
- a CDS encoding Crp/Fnr family transcriptional regulator, which yields MKEEHFLKNIFSSNDFKENELELILPKFRQVSFSKNDYLLQEGITENHYWFLESGFVRSFVNDLNGNEITTNFYGQGDIVIDWSSFFLRNPTRENIQALTDCVCWQLDFETFQQLFHSIEAFREQGRRRLVSSYFALKNQSVSLIADEAKERYSRLIKDKPHIVQNVSLQHIATYLGITKYSLSRIRKEISL from the coding sequence ATGAAAGAAGAACACTTTTTAAAAAATATATTCTCTTCAAACGACTTTAAAGAGAATGAACTTGAGCTGATTTTACCCAAATTCAGACAAGTAAGTTTTTCCAAAAATGATTATCTACTTCAAGAAGGGATAACCGAAAATCATTATTGGTTTTTAGAAAGTGGTTTTGTACGCTCTTTTGTCAACGACTTAAATGGAAACGAGATTACCACGAATTTTTACGGTCAAGGCGACATCGTTATCGATTGGTCATCATTTTTTCTACGAAATCCGACCCGTGAAAATATTCAAGCACTGACTGATTGCGTTTGTTGGCAACTCGATTTTGAAACGTTCCAACAACTTTTTCATAGTATAGAAGCATTTAGAGAACAAGGTCGCAGACGATTGGTCAGTTCCTATTTTGCATTGAAAAATCAAAGTGTATCGTTGATTGCAGACGAAGCAAAAGAGCGGTATTCAAGACTAATAAAGGATAAACCGCACATCGTTCAAAATGTTTCGTTGCAACACATCGCTACTTATTTAGGCATCACAAAATATTCTTTGAGTCGCATTCGCAAAGAAATTTCTCTATAA
- a CDS encoding SIR2 family protein, giving the protein MFEEEFKKHISKFSTSPFLFIGSGFSRRYLGLPTWELLLMEICKELGLIKPYNFYKSNADSKLPKVASIIGEDFNELWWSGEKFEESRKEFSAIAETKYSPLKFEVAKKIQTQNQLIKDDIIDKELKLLKKINIDGAITTNWDELLENIFPEFNKFVGQEELIFSELYSIGEIYKIHGCSSKPNSLILTEEDYHNYEDRNAYLAAKLLTIFIENPIIFIGYSLDDKNIQSILKSIIKCLTKEKIDKLKDRLIFCQWSPEPIQTSIIDSTLLISDTVIPIKLIRTNNFIEIFTVLANNKRKLPIKILRQMKGMVYDFVKSNNSKSKIYVTDNLENIENIHNAEFVYGVGLKDKFSEVGIKGIELKDVLLDAIECRNWESDKISELCLPYLNAKYIPYFKHLRSASYLNDNNEIDEDNEIVEFSPEFIKKVNEVKPESFYPSANYIRKTKEINDKYSSFTELKSANNQLHILLYTPLLSCDKINLDELLNYLIDNKKLLDDSKYGTHFRKLICLYDYLKYKE; this is encoded by the coding sequence ATGTTTGAAGAAGAATTTAAAAAGCACATCTCAAAATTTTCAACATCACCATTCTTATTTATTGGTTCGGGATTTTCTAGAAGATATTTAGGACTACCGACTTGGGAATTATTACTAATGGAAATTTGTAAAGAACTTGGACTAATAAAACCTTATAATTTCTATAAATCTAATGCAGACTCAAAACTACCTAAAGTTGCATCAATAATAGGAGAAGATTTTAATGAACTATGGTGGAGTGGAGAAAAGTTTGAGGAAAGCCGTAAAGAATTTTCTGCAATCGCTGAAACAAAATATTCCCCGCTAAAATTTGAAGTTGCAAAAAAGATACAAACACAAAACCAATTAATTAAAGATGATATAATTGACAAAGAATTAAAACTTCTTAAAAAGATAAATATAGATGGAGCAATAACGACAAATTGGGACGAGCTTTTAGAAAATATTTTTCCTGAATTCAATAAGTTTGTTGGTCAAGAAGAATTAATATTTTCAGAATTATATTCAATAGGAGAAATATACAAAATTCACGGTTGCTCTTCAAAACCTAATTCGCTAATTCTAACAGAGGAAGATTACCATAATTACGAGGATAGAAATGCATATTTAGCAGCTAAACTATTAACTATATTTATTGAAAATCCAATAATTTTCATCGGATATAGTTTAGATGACAAAAACATTCAGTCTATTTTAAAATCTATAATTAAATGTCTAACTAAAGAAAAAATTGACAAATTAAAAGATAGACTAATTTTCTGCCAATGGAGTCCAGAGCCAATTCAAACGAGCATTATCGATAGCACTTTATTAATTTCTGACACAGTTATACCAATCAAATTAATCAGAACTAATAATTTTATAGAAATCTTCACAGTCTTAGCTAATAATAAAAGAAAATTGCCCATTAAAATTCTTAGGCAAATGAAAGGTATGGTTTATGACTTTGTTAAATCTAATAATTCTAAATCCAAAATATACGTTACAGACAATTTGGAAAATATAGAAAATATTCATAATGCTGAATTTGTATATGGCGTAGGTCTTAAAGACAAGTTTTCAGAGGTTGGTATTAAAGGTATTGAACTTAAAGATGTTCTCTTAGACGCTATTGAGTGTAGGAATTGGGAATCTGATAAAATATCCGAATTGTGTTTACCTTATCTAAATGCAAAATACATCCCGTATTTTAAACATTTAAGAAGTGCTAGTTATTTAAATGATAACAATGAAATTGATGAAGACAACGAAATAGTTGAGTTTTCACCAGAATTTATAAAAAAGGTAAACGAAGTTAAACCAGAAAGTTTTTATCCGTCTGCTAACTACATAAGAAAAACAAAAGAAATTAATGATAAATATTCATCTTTTACTGAGTTAAAGTCTGCGAATAATCAGCTACACATCTTACTATATACACCATTATTATCCTGCGATAAGATAAATTTAGATGAACTTCTAAATTATTTAATTGATAATAAAAAGCTTCTTGATGATAGTAAATATGGAACTCATTTTAGAAAGTTAATTTGTCTCTACGATTATCTGAAGTATAAAGAATAA
- a CDS encoding alpha/beta hydrolase, translating into MKPIYLLLLPLLLSCSNDESLDIIGATEEFIIQSNIINDSYPIYVYLPEIYSNDSSNQLIIGLDGDTRFNTIANLISDKTQSGSMPPSILISIGNNKNRNRDYTPTSYEHGTGGAANFYQFIKEELIPELESRYNIEPSNNKTLIGHSFGGLFTQYVMAQNRQDNPFDKFIASGTSYWYDSGVIFEYEQNYANENIDLDVTFYNGMGTLEGGVMLASFEEMNERVDNRNYQNFKHKNELIKKSGHADSANTIFKKGLDYVFSN; encoded by the coding sequence ATGAAACCTATTTATCTTTTACTTCTACCTCTACTTTTAAGTTGTTCAAATGATGAGAGTTTAGACATCATTGGAGCTACCGAAGAATTTATAATACAATCAAATATTATTAACGATAGCTATCCTATTTATGTTTATCTACCAGAAATTTATTCCAATGATTCTTCAAATCAACTGATAATTGGATTAGATGGCGATACCAGATTCAATACCATAGCAAATTTAATTTCCGATAAAACTCAGAGCGGAAGTATGCCTCCTTCTATTTTAATATCTATTGGAAACAATAAAAATAGAAATCGAGATTATACCCCAACATCTTATGAACACGGTACAGGAGGTGCTGCTAACTTTTATCAATTCATTAAAGAAGAACTAATACCTGAACTTGAATCAAGGTATAATATAGAGCCATCAAATAATAAAACACTAATTGGACATTCTTTTGGTGGGTTATTCACACAGTATGTTATGGCACAAAACAGGCAAGATAACCCATTCGATAAATTTATTGCAAGTGGCACATCATATTGGTACGATTCGGGTGTAATATTTGAATATGAACAGAATTATGCAAATGAAAACATTGACTTAGACGTAACATTTTATAATGGAATGGGGACCTTAGAAGGAGGAGTTATGCTCGCGTCTTTTGAGGAAATGAATGAACGTGTAGACAACAGAAACTATCAAAATTTTAAACATAAAAATGAATTAATAAAAAAGAGCGGACATGCAGATTCTGCAAATACAATATTTAAAAAAGGATTAGATTATGTATTCAGCAATTAG
- a CDS encoding Crp/Fnr family transcriptional regulator — protein sequence MNKAFSTEENILFSFLNTVYPLTELEFRPIAEILKKKKYKKGEIILNISQTETKTSLVIKGFIHQYVIIEGELFTIDFSLSGMSFNNFTSYMENSPSNQIQEAITDAEVLYFQKKDIEKLLLESQPFCYIYTKLFEQVHLEREKRSLLLQHKDASKKYELFLKTIEKSKIFIEEIPQKLIANYLGMSPETYSRVKKEYLKK from the coding sequence ATGAATAAAGCTTTTTCAACCGAAGAAAATATATTATTTAGCTTTTTAAATACTGTATACCCACTGACAGAATTGGAATTTAGGCCAATAGCTGAAATTTTAAAAAAGAAAAAATACAAAAAGGGAGAAATTATTTTAAATATTAGCCAAACTGAAACAAAAACTAGTTTAGTAATTAAAGGCTTTATTCATCAATACGTAATAATTGAAGGAGAATTGTTTACTATTGATTTTTCACTTTCAGGTATGAGTTTTAACAATTTTACTAGCTATATGGAAAACTCGCCTTCAAATCAAATACAAGAGGCAATTACCGATGCAGAAGTTCTATATTTTCAAAAAAAAGATATTGAAAAATTACTATTGGAAAGCCAGCCTTTTTGTTATATCTACACTAAACTATTTGAACAAGTACATCTAGAGCGTGAAAAAAGGTCTTTACTCTTACAACACAAAGATGCCAGTAAAAAGTATGAATTATTTCTAAAAACAATTGAAAAATCTAAAATCTTCATAGAAGAAATACCTCAAAAGTTAATTGCAAATTACTTGGGCATGTCACCGGAAACTTATAGTAGAGTAAAAAAAGAATATCTTAAAAAATAA
- a CDS encoding IS110 family RNA-guided transposase, with product MNKDIKYFGIDISHLVFDVTDSDGNYYQFKNTISGFKKFTKLLDLDSHCVMEATGYYHYQLAYYLLELGIKVSVENPLAVKRFIQMKLSKIKTDKSDSKLICEYAKQVDLKPWEGQSKHQTECLQMTRLLSVYTKQSTMLKNKIHGEAVLGNPSKAVVSSIKRSLKHVLKEIKTLEDKLMVLVKEVHQDVLTRLKSIPGIGNKTALMLVVLTDGFERFTSGSELCSYAGLTPVVRKSGSSVNGRSRISKIGNQKLRNLLFMCSFNACKYNKACRDIYERIVAKGKSKKLALIAVCNKLLKQAFAIAKSGLIYDDSYRSTLVKS from the coding sequence ATGAATAAAGATATTAAATATTTTGGAATTGATATTAGCCATTTAGTTTTTGATGTGACAGATTCAGATGGCAATTACTACCAATTTAAAAACACAATTTCTGGCTTTAAAAAATTCACAAAACTCTTAGATTTGGATAGTCATTGTGTTATGGAAGCCACGGGATACTACCACTATCAATTGGCCTATTATTTACTAGAATTAGGGATAAAAGTATCAGTAGAAAACCCTTTAGCTGTTAAACGCTTTATCCAGATGAAGTTGTCTAAGATCAAGACCGATAAGAGTGATTCTAAACTTATTTGTGAATATGCAAAACAAGTAGATTTAAAGCCCTGGGAAGGTCAATCCAAACATCAAACAGAATGTCTTCAAATGACCAGACTCCTTTCTGTGTATACAAAACAGAGCACTATGCTGAAGAATAAAATACATGGTGAAGCCGTTTTAGGAAATCCTAGCAAAGCAGTTGTAAGTTCTATTAAACGAAGCTTAAAACACGTTTTAAAAGAAATCAAAACTTTAGAAGATAAACTGATGGTATTAGTTAAAGAAGTCCACCAGGATGTATTAACTCGCTTAAAAAGTATACCAGGAATTGGAAACAAAACGGCATTGATGCTTGTGGTTCTTACAGATGGTTTTGAGCGTTTTACAAGCGGTAGTGAACTCTGCAGTTATGCTGGATTAACTCCTGTAGTTAGAAAGAGTGGTAGCAGTGTAAATGGACGTAGTAGAATAAGTAAAATAGGAAATCAAAAGCTTCGTAATTTATTATTTATGTGCAGTTTTAATGCCTGTAAATACAACAAAGCATGCAGAGATATTTATGAACGAATTGTAGCAAAAGGGAAGAGTAAAAAACTAGCTTTAATAGCTGTGTGTAATAAGCTTCTAAAACAGGCTTTTGCTATCGCAAAATCTGGTTTAATATATGATGATTCTTATAGAAGTACTTTAGTGAAAAGTTAA
- a CDS encoding VOC family protein has protein sequence MAKQIFINLAVKDVNKSMDFYTALGFTNNPQFSDDNTKCMVWSDTIYVMLMAKEKFSTFATKPIADTKENIAGLYSLSTDSVDEMNEILENGLRAGGNEPNELRDYDFMQQRTIEDLDGHTWEMFYMDMSKMPTE, from the coding sequence ATGGCAAAACAAATTTTTATCAACCTAGCGGTAAAAGACGTGAACAAATCAATGGATTTTTACACTGCATTAGGATTTACAAACAATCCTCAATTTTCAGACGACAACACGAAATGTATGGTATGGAGCGATACTATTTACGTAATGCTAATGGCTAAAGAAAAATTTTCAACTTTTGCGACTAAACCTATTGCAGATACAAAAGAGAATATAGCAGGTCTTTATTCTTTATCTACCGATAGTGTGGATGAAATGAACGAAATCTTGGAAAATGGATTAAGGGCAGGCGGAAATGAACCAAACGAATTAAGGGATTACGATTTTATGCAACAACGAACAATCGAAGATTTAGATGGACACACTTGGGAAATGTTCTATATGGATATGTCAAAAATGCCAACGGAATAA
- a CDS encoding DoxX family protein, whose amino-acid sequence MKKAKIIFWTATIIIALWEAVMPMSTWIFAPEYMTIGTKALGYPDYFAYSLAIAKVLGVIAIIYPKTPDKLKEWAYSGLSFTLIFAFISHACVDKNIGYMIMPLAFLCILALSYYYKNKIQTIKHKSD is encoded by the coding sequence ATGAAAAAAGCTAAAATCATTTTTTGGACTGCTACAATTATTATAGCACTTTGGGAAGCCGTTATGCCAATGAGTACTTGGATTTTTGCACCGGAGTATATGACAATCGGAACGAAAGCTTTGGGCTATCCCGATTATTTCGCATACTCATTGGCTATTGCAAAAGTCCTTGGAGTTATTGCAATCATTTACCCAAAAACACCTGATAAGCTAAAAGAATGGGCATATTCAGGACTTTCATTTACACTTATTTTTGCGTTCATCAGTCACGCTTGTGTAGATAAGAACATTGGATATATGATAATGCCGTTGGCCTTCTTATGCATACTTGCACTCTCCTACTATTATAAAAACAAAATTCAAACAATAAAACACAAATCAGATTAA